From Nymphaea colorata isolate Beijing-Zhang1983 chromosome 6, ASM883128v2, whole genome shotgun sequence, a single genomic window includes:
- the LOC116256157 gene encoding 60S ribosomal protein L44-like, whose protein sequence is MVNVPKTKKTYCKNKQCKKHTLHKVTQYKKGKDSLAAQGKRRYDRKQSGYGGQTKPVFHKKAKTTKKIVLRLQCQSCKHVSQHPIKRCKHFEIGGDKKGKGTSLF, encoded by the exons ATG GTGAATGTgccaaaaacaaagaaaacatattGTAAGAACAAGCAATGCAAGAAGCATACCTTGCATAAAGTTACTCAGTACAAAAAGGGAAAGGATAGTTTGGCTGCCCAAGGTAAGAGGCGTTACGATAGGAAGCAATCTGGATATGGAGGCCAAACAAAGCCAGTCTTCCACAAGAAG GCTAAAACAACAAAGAAGATTGTGTTGAGGTTGCAATGCCAGAGCTGCAAGCATGTGTCTCAGCATCCAAttaag CGCTGCAAGCATTTCGAGATTGGTGGTGATAAGAAGGGAAAAGGGACTTCGCTATTCTag